A DNA window from Gammaproteobacteria bacterium contains the following coding sequences:
- a CDS encoding PilN domain-containing protein, whose amino-acid sequence MARINLLPWREWERKRRQREFGGMAAAGAILAVLAVVFTHIQIESMISGQNDRNQFLTSEIKALDARIVKIKDLESTKARLLARMNVIQELQSNRPISVHLMDELVRTLPDGVHLKTFTQKGPELTMQGAAQSNARVSAYMRNIDGAAWLTDPKLNVIETKNEERRRIAEFTLLASQKATAGQEAGTGGTP is encoded by the coding sequence ATGGCGCGCATTAACCTACTTCCCTGGCGCGAATGGGAGCGCAAACGCAGGCAGCGCGAGTTCGGCGGTATGGCAGCCGCGGGCGCGATTCTGGCTGTGCTCGCGGTCGTATTCACCCATATCCAGATAGAAAGTATGATCAGCGGTCAGAATGATCGCAATCAGTTCCTGACAAGTGAAATCAAGGCGCTCGATGCCCGCATCGTCAAGATCAAAGATCTCGAGTCGACGAAGGCGAGGCTGCTCGCGCGTATGAACGTCATTCAGGAACTGCAGAGCAATCGCCCAATCAGCGTCCATCTGATGGATGAGTTGGTACGGACCTTGCCTGATGGCGTGCACCTCAAGACCTTTACCCAGAAGGGCCCGGAACTGACCATGCAAGGTGCGGCACAGTCGAATGCACGGGTTTCCGCTTATATGCGCAATATCGATGGCGCAGCGTGGCTGACCGACCCGAAACTCAACGTCATCGAGACGAAGAATGAGGAGCGGCGACGTATTGCCGAATTCACCCTGCTCGCAAGCCAGAAGGCAACGGCCGGCCAGGAAGCCGGAACCGGGGGTACGCCGTGA
- the pilO gene encoding type 4a pilus biogenesis protein PilO, giving the protein MNLSELNLNDLDFSNITDWPVAARTFVIILIAAAVLGLGYWFDIKDQQLRFDQAQSKENELKAELETKARKAANLEAYEEQLEEMRQSFGAMLRQLPNKTEVADLLVDVSQTGLASGLEFDLFKPQGEIPREFYAELPISIKVRGTYHEFGTFVSGVAALPRIVTVHDITIQPAAKDAVSDELSMELTAKTYRYLDEGEEAAK; this is encoded by the coding sequence GTGAATCTCTCAGAATTAAATCTCAATGACCTTGATTTCAGCAACATCACCGACTGGCCGGTGGCGGCACGCACCTTCGTAATCATTCTGATTGCGGCCGCTGTACTCGGCCTGGGATATTGGTTCGATATCAAAGATCAGCAGCTGCGGTTCGATCAAGCGCAAAGCAAGGAGAACGAACTCAAGGCGGAGCTCGAGACCAAGGCACGCAAGGCAGCGAATCTTGAGGCCTATGAAGAGCAGCTGGAAGAGATGCGCCAGTCATTCGGTGCCATGCTGCGCCAGCTGCCCAACAAGACCGAAGTCGCCGACCTGCTGGTGGATGTCTCCCAGACCGGTCTCGCGAGCGGGCTGGAGTTTGATCTCTTCAAGCCCCAGGGTGAGATACCACGCGAGTTCTACGCAGAACTGCCCATCAGCATCAAGGTCCGTGGTACCTATCATGAGTTTGGCACCTTCGTCAGCGGTGTCGCTGCATTGCCACGCATCGTCACCGTTCATGACATCACCATCCAGCCGGCGGCCAAAGACGCCGTGAGCGATGAACTGTCCATGGAGCTGACCGCAAAGACCTACCGCTATCTGGATGAAGGCGAGGAGGCCGCCAAATGA